A window of Ranitomeya variabilis isolate aRanVar5 chromosome 2, aRanVar5.hap1, whole genome shotgun sequence contains these coding sequences:
- the GPT2 gene encoding alanine aminotransferase 2 — protein sequence MKLRSALRDLLRGRTYSSSAAGAPAVRPVRDRILTLQSMNPQVRAVEYAVRGPIVLKAGEIEKELQQGIKKPFSEVIKANIGDAHAMGQQPITFLRQVVALCTYPDLLDSPRFPHDAKDRARRILESCGGQSLGSYSASQGVTCIREDVARYIERRDGGVPADPDNIYLTTGASDGIASILKILVSGEGTSRTGVMIPIPQYPLYSAAISELDAVQVNYYLDEEQCWALDVTELRRALYQAREHSNPKVLCIINPGNPTGQVQSRCCIEDVIHFAWEEGLFLLADEVYQDNVYSENCQFHSFKKVLYEMGPEYSSQVELASFHSTSKGYMGECGYRGGYMEVVNLHSDIKAQLVKMLSMRLCPPVSGQAAMDVVVNPPQPDEESHQQFMQEKAAVLSTLAHKAKLTEELFNQVPGIHCNPLQGAMYAFPRIFIPPRAVEKAEELQMAADMFYCMRLLEETGICVVPGSGFGQREGTYHFRMTILPPMEKLRRLLQSVKDFHVRFLEDFS from the exons ATGAAGCTGCGCTCCGCGCTCCGGGATCTCCTGCGGGGCCGCACGTACAGCAGCTCCGCCGCCGGGGCCCCCGCTGTCCGCCCTGTCCGGGATAGGATCCTCACCCTGCAGTCCATGAACCCGCAGGTCCGGGCGGTGGAGTACGCGGTGCGGGGACCCATCGTGCTGAAAGCAGGGGAGATCGAGAAGGAGCTGCAGCAG GGGATCAAGAAACCATTCAGCGAGGTGATCAAGGCCAACATCGGCGATGCGCACGCCATGGGGCAGCAGCCAATCACGTTTCTCCGGCAG GTCGTCGCCCTCTGCACATATCCCGATCTGTTAGATAGTCCGCGATTTCCACACGATGCCAAGGACCGGGCTCGGCGCATCCTGGAGTCGTGCGGAGGACAGAGCCTCG GTTCCTACAGCGCCAGTCAGGGGGTCACTTGTATCCGGGAAGATGTGGCCCGGTATATTGAGCGGAGGGACGGGGGGGTCCCCGCAGACCCCGATAATATCTATCTCACCACTGGAGCCAGTGACGGCATTGCG AGTATCCTGAAGATCCTGGTGTCGGGGGAGGGGACGTCCCGGACCGGTGTTATGATCCCCATCCCCCAGTATCCCCTGTACTCGGCGGCCATATCTGAGCTGGACGCGGTGCAGGTGAATTACTACCTAGACGAGGAGCAGTGCTGGGCACTGGACGTCACTGAGCTGCGGAGGGCGCTATACCAGGCCAGGGAGCACTCCAACCCCAAAGTGCTGTGCATTATAAACCCAGGGAACCCCACAG GACAGGTGCAAAGCCGCTGCTGCATAGAGGACGTCATTCACTTCGCCTGGGAGGAGGGGCTGTTTCTTCTGGCGGATGAG GTCTATCAGGACAATGTCTACTCCGAAAACTGTCAGTTCCATTCCTTCAAGAAAGTCCTGTACGAGATGGGACCAGAGTACAGCAGCCAGGTGGAGCTCGCCTCCTTCCACTCCACGTCCAAGGGCTACATGGGAGA GTGTGGGTACCGCGGGGGCTACATGGAGGTGGTGAACCTGCACTCGGACATTAAAGCCCAGCTGGTGAAGATGCTGTCTATGCGCCTGTGCCCCCCGGTGTCCGGCCAGGCCGCCATGGATGTCGTGGTGAACCCCCCTCAGCCTGACGAGGAGTCCCACCAGCAGTTCATGCAG GAGAAGGCGGCCGTGCTCTCCACCCTCGCTCACAAGGCGAAGCTGACGGAGGAATTGTTTAACCAGGTTCCCGGCATTCACTGTAACCCCCTGCAGGGGGCCATGTACGCCTTCCCCCGGATCTTCATCCCCCCTCGCGCCGTGGAGAAGGCCGAG GAATTGCAGATGGCTGCCGACATGTTTTACTGCATGCGGCTACTGGAGGAGACCGGGATCTGCGTGGTTCCTGGCAGCGGGTTCGGACAGCGAGAGGGGACGTATCACTTTAG gatgaCCATCCTCCCGCCGATGGAGAAGCTGAGACGCTTGCTGCAGAGCGTGAAGGATTTCCATGTTCGTTTCCTGGAGGATTTCTCCTGA